taCGAGACGcgcaacagaagtaatcctggccAGTCGTACTGTAAGCCACAGAACAGCGTGTTCCCCATTGCAAATAAATACGATTTTTTTCCAGTaatgtaatccaccaaatcacacttcaggattAAAAACGGCGTATGCAAAAGTAGCTGACTaagctgctgcagaagtaaTGAACATATCGGCCAATTAATCGGCCATcggctttttcctgctccaaactattGTTTTTAAAGGAGTAACTTTTTGGTAATTGCTCATTGCTTACATCTTTTTCTTCAGATGCCGTGCGTGAGGTGAGGAAATATTCAGCTAAAGAACATGGCGCAGATGTCAAGCTGCAACCCAACATGTACGATCACCTGCACATGAAGCTTTTCAGAGCCCAAAGAAACCTCTACATCTCTGGCTTCGCTGTCTTCCTGTGGCTGTGAGTCTTTGCTCTCTTATAGTGATGCCAGAATGACATATCAAAGAAGGTGTCTAGAACCCCTGATTCTTTATTGTCTTTTTGCAGGGTCATGAAGCGAGTGATCACCATGATTAACCGACTGGCAGGAGCAGATGACTACACGTCTGATCTTCAGAAGCAGATAAACAGTGCTAACAAGTTTTCCAAGGAACAGATAGAGGACAATGAGCTGCTGAGACAGGTAGGCTCCACATTGGTTGGTCAAATATATCACTGTTGTTAGATAGAACCACAACTGTAAATGTGCGTCTGCCTATGTCAGATAATTATTAAATCAGATTGTACTATAGAGTAATGAAATGGATTTGTGTGTACCTGACATATAAAAGTTAAAATTTTTGCTCCACTGGTTTGTCAAGATTCCATTAGACAAAGTCAGGCAGTTGAACACATCTTCAATTATTTGAGGTGGGATCACTGGGTGCTATTTTCTCCTAACATCAAATTCCCATGTCTAGGTGGGTGGCCAGACTCTGTCTTTTGTCCATGTACCTTCTGTAGTCCACAGCCCTGTTATTCACAACTATCTCTGTAGCTATCTGTTCTCCCTACACAAGGTGGCCTGTGAACTTGTTTCAGTTCACATTTAGTGGCAGACATCCTCTACACCACTTCTGTTTGAGACACTTGTCTACCAAACCCTCACTCTTGGTTTGATATTCCCTTATTAATCACCTCTAGATGTGAACACACACTCTGAACATTTTACATTGCAGTTACACGTGGCTGACGAAGACCTGCATTTCATGCACTTGAGGTTCATGTAATTTAATGTATTTCAGACTCTGATGCAAGGGAAGGGCGATATGGCTACCTCAGAGGGAATGGAGCTGTTGAGAAAGGAAGTTGAGAAACTGAAAGGAGAAGTGAAGGCTTCAGGAGATGGTAAGTATCCACGTACATGTGCACATGCCCGCTGTaatagattagattagactgtTTATTAGCCACACAACCAAAGCCAGTGGAATTTGTTGTCGATACAGTATGTTATTCTCTGCAGACAgatacataaatacaaatactAGGGATGCGCCGATCAGATACTCAGAATCGATATCGGTCCGATACTGGCCAAAAtcactggatcggatatcggaggaaaacaaattGTAATCCGATCCATTTCCGCCATTTCCGTCTTCTATGTCGGCATCTGTGCCGGTGCTGTCTGGGGCTCAGTCCAGAACATACACTCCTCTAAGTCGGCATTGCCAGGTCATTTTTCCCGGAGCTAAAGCCCCAAATGTTTTGAGTGTAGCCCCGACAGAAAACGtaatgtgtgtgaatatgtgatAGTGTTCGTTACAGAATCGACTGTCAACGTATAGGCAGGTCTCTAAaccaactgtgtgtgtgcgagggTCTGACAGTCAGCACTGAGTGACTTACGgcgggatgaggagaggagaaatggCAGAGCGTTTTGTCTTCTTCATGATTGTAGCTaccgttttattttattttacaaacctGTGTAAAATGTTaactattaaatataaatgatccTGGCCGttgaaataaaagcaaaaaacttGAATGTTGTTATAACGTCATTTATATAGACTGACTTTCTCTCAGTACTCCCAACTCGGACTTCCTCCATGGTTCATCcattttattttggagggatcGCATGTTGGATAAAATCCGTGCTGTTAGTGTGGGCAGACAGGGCTATCTCCTGAAGCGGGAGAGCATCTCCGTACTCTGTCTACCTGTGTGAGGGGTATTTCCCCGGGGTGGCACAATGTTTGTGTTGCTTGTGTTAGTGTTATCTTTTATATTCGGACCCCAGGAAAGTTGATACTTGTGTAGAGTTTAAAACTTGTAATGACAAATGAGGAAGCCCTGTGCTGATGTGTGCTTGTTTCCTCTCCAGCCCTGGAGAACTCCCAGTCAGAGGCCGATGTAATGAAGAAGCACATGGAGGGCATCACCAGGGAGTACGACCGACTGCTGAAAGAACATCAGGAGCTCCAGGTGAGGCTAAGCCCTAAACTCAGCAGGATAATTATTTGTTGGGTCATTCATTACTTCGATATACAATTGTAGAGAGCCATTGAAACTAGCATCAGGCAGGCTCCTTTAAGAAGCCTGTCTATTTCATCATCAGCTCAAAGACTATTGACTGAAGTGCCTATGCTTCGTTGTTCAGACATTGAAAACAAATGTTAATTCTAGTGAAGGACAACAAATCCCATTTATTTCCAGGATCTCAATTAAAGAAACACATAGATGTTAGATTTACAGAAGATGAATGAAATAGATAAATGTTTAAGTAAAAAATCCCAATGCATTCATGTGACCTTACATAATATCAAAAcacattgacatttttttttttattttttttttgtcttttcagaaTCTTCAAGATGGAAACAAAAAGGACGACTAGTTAATGTAAAATTCTTAAAGGTTGAAGTGTTTACACAGCAAATTAGTCACTGCAACACGCGTTTTACCTTCATATAACACCTTGGGCACATCACAAAACTAGGATTGGCTCCTTTTGAAATACAGACTTGCCGATATCCGTAATGGTTTTAAAGCATGGAAGTGAATTTTTATTCGGGCATCAGACTGACTAAAGTGGAATGAGTAATATTTGGTGGTTTCTTGTTTCTGCCTTGCGCAGTGTGACTTACATCATTGCTTTTCAAGTGCACATGATCCGGCAGATTAATTGTGCGAGGGAATTGGGTAGAGTTTAGTCAGTAATCAACCCAGGTCTGATCACGGAGCACGtaatatgttaaagaaatatGCGTGTTGCTTTATGGTTTACGTCATTGTTCTTAGGCAGGTGCACAGTGTGGAGTGCTGGAGCAGTGACAGCTATGAATGTATTTTGATACGTATTCCTGTATGGAGCAGGAGCACCTGCTGCACCCACTTTAAGCTTAGCAACAGTATGCAAATCCGTCAGCGCTTGCATGGCTGTGCACATATATTTGCATGTACAGTTGCACTACACACATTTTTGTTGTATTCCAGCTGATGatctgtacttttttttaacctaGGTAGTGGTGCAtaagttttgttttcttttggtttCTTCCTTAGTTtgtaaatgttgaaaaaaaaaaatgacataatgGATCTGTGGATATCGATAAAACTGAATCTATAGGGATAGAAAATTGGATTCAACCACTTATTATCTTACTTTTGGTTTAAATGTATTAACTTAAAACTTTAAAGGTCCAAATTGTTGTTTATTTGCTGCACTGTGTTTCAGGCGTTTGAGTTAGTGTGAGAGTTGAACTGGGAGTTGTACTGTATGCGTCGGGAAAAGGGTCTGTATGATGTTTGTGAAAGAGCAGCTTAGACTGTAATCACCAGATGTTTAAATGTTccccaattatttttttaatcaggtTATTGGGTTTACCAAAGTTACTTTTCATGTGAtataattgcaaaaaaaaaatccctcttCATGACATTTGTGAAGACAGAAATCAGATGGAAGTGCCTTTTAGATGGATGTAGTacattttgtttaataaaagatacatttctttatgccaTGCCTTGTTTTGAATAATTAACACCAACACGTAGTTTAATTGGATattaaaagttttattttagtattacATTTAAGATATTCTTTGAAATTTTACAAAAATAGTCCAAGAAAATTATTTACATTctgatttctttaatgcaagTAAATGCTGCTCCTCTCCGAGTCTGTACTTGTGCCTGAAACTAAACCTGAATTGAAAAGACGATTCAGTCACCACAATGGTACTTATCCATTCGGGAAATAAAGTCTTATAAAATGATGATATGCTATACATTTACAAAGAcaaaatgaatatttaaaaaacaaaaaacaattgtcTTGAGATACAGTAGCTAGACAAAATTTTACTTTAGAAATTATTTTGACAGATTTCAAGGAAATGGGTTGTGATTATGGGATGAAGCTTCATCGGAAAAACCTGAGAGTAGACCATGATCTTTCTGTTTGTGGGTTTTGGCACAAGAGTTCATGCACACGCAAAAATACCCAACATAAAAATAGACTGACCAGTGAAACATATCGTATAGCAATGGCTGGAGAGCTTATACACATCAGCaacataaatgcacatttcctgTGGCGATACTTAATGGGGGTCATTTGCCTAAAGAATggaacaacatacagtatatctcttATCAATGTTGCAACAGTACAAATTGTGCCTTTTCCAAGGCAAAAAAACATGGCAGATACAAGAGCAAGCATTCAACTCCACCATCATCGTTTCAATACCAGAGCCTACTGAGGTGAGCAAATTCAGTCTAAGCCAACGATCAGTGTCATGATAAAGTTTAATGTGCTGTGCACTCttaatgtttttctcttttctaaTACCAGATTTCAATACAAGTTAATTGGGGCTGGTGCTGGTTGAAGGTATACAAATATGGAGCAGCCTCCACGAGACAAACAGGAAAGCAAATCTCACTGAAATACAATTTCCATTTTTAGTGAGTATGAGTACCAAAGGAACAAGTTCACATCCAGAAAGCACACAACACAAATTGCAATACAGTCAGACCTGACTTTGGgcttaaagtaaaataaaaaacgtTTTAGAGTCAGTTAgaaaaatttaactttttttaagtGAGTGTAAAgagatctgttcaaaatgtgaaacATATGAGTTAGAGGTAACTGTTGTGTGAATGAGGCACATACGTCATATCAACAACTGTCAAGCCTTTTAAAAGTTACTGAAATACGTGTTCACACACATATTTCCACAACAACCCGTTTATCTTTTCTAtttaaaattctgaaaaaaaaaatatatcctcACTTCCTGAATGCCTAATTGTCTCTAtcttaattatatatatatatatattttttttttttaatttagtgtcGTGCCTCTGGTTTATAAGGCCACTTCTCCTCTTGTGATGTCAGGAAGAAAAACTTAATTTGAGAGGAAAATCCAAAGAGGCAGCTTTATAAGTGCTGGTTTTCAGAattgtactgtttttttttgtagtctGCACAAGTCACATTTCCCATCTAATCTCTTGTGCAACCATTAAAATCAGAAACATATAGTTatattgaaaacaaaaaaaataacagcatGTACATTCAAGAAATACTTCAGTTATATAAAATGTTCTGTCAAATTCACAAAGCCTTCACAGGTCCAGTAGTACAAATATAGAATTGATGCTTTATATGAGATGATCGGATAAAACGTGATTCCCTGCAAATCTCACTTGAGTGTGTATGGTTGCATTTGTTCACCTGTGATGTCTGTGACGGAGACGAGGGGGGGTCAGTTCTGCTGGATCGGTCACAGCCGCGTCTCCCTGTCCGTGCTGTTGTCTACCGTTTGTTGGGATTGGTCAGAATTAGAAATCACAAACTCGTCTTTCCTAAGTGCCTCCAGCTCTGTTCCGTCGTTGGCCAGAGCTCCGTGGATGGCAtttctttcctccttcctcAGCTGTCGTCTGAGCAGAAAGAAGCCCGGGATGCAAATGATAAACGAGATAGTCCGCAGGCTCATAGTCAGACCCAAGTATGCTATCCTGAGAAGTAAAGACGTAAAAAAATATAACTTGATTTGGTCAAGATTAGGTTTCTTTTGACAATACAGGAGGAGGAATGGAATGGGGGAGAGAAAGGACATGTCAGAAAACCATAAATAACAACAATGTACTCATGGATGCACAGATAACTATCACCGGATTTCTTTGatattgaagaaaacttaaCAATGTGATGATTTTTAGGCAAGTTCTGCAGTCATAAGGAGCGTctttttttctatgatttctgAGTGGATTTATGGACTTATATTTGCGGACAATATCGGGAAGTGTAAGCTACactgaatctaaaaatatgtgtctcaaattaaaaagggatttacaaaaacaccataaaacagtcaataactacataatttaaaaaatacatgaattaattcataaataaataatggaatttaaagggactatttgtaactttcagaaatgcttcttaacagcgacacctgtggccgtgaaatcaacgaaagtcagcgtcgggctcgcgcttgctcgctctcaatatacctgaacgagcatcactcaaaacagtgaggcgacacacgtcagctaaaaccacaatatcactctatatttcagctgcttggcagtaatgttagctgaccagacgaaggtctctccatgaacatgatttagatctgatcctagtgttggcttttcctgcctaagtgcaggctgaggcagcggggctctccagcgtgtctccctgctctctctgcccgcagccggagagagcagaggagacaccggcacccggtcggtaacgagaagacaacgtaaagctccgtcacttcacaagacacgggaaacctctgttggtctggaggagctgcagcagttatttctgcacaaacgtcccctgtacattcactagatattctcagagctaaagtaactcttctgcagtgtggagtgagcgcgcgttcacgtctagaggtggagcgagctgagttgtctgagtgaaggcgagcaggcagaggaggagggtacagcggctacacgcgaacgcgcatatgcgagcgcgcatgatgtgtgacgacccgctacatttatgcgtgtacaaagttacaaatagtccctttaaatgctttattaataTTTCCGTGACTCTCGTGGTCCTCCATAGGTCATTGccacataaaatataaaaagtctGAGCCTGAAGTAGACCCCCCTGAGACTGTGATATTaactgaatcttacaaatacaGAAAATTAACGATCCACAAAAGACTGAATGTGATTACTACCTGTATGCAGTGGTGTTGTAGATCCTACAGGCTCCTATGCCTCCACACCTCTTCTGACCCCATTTTAGACATGTGGTGTCAATGATTGCTCCAAAGTAGATGGGTGCTGGGATCCCGGCTGCAAGACCAAAAACATATGTTCACAACACATCACCAAGAACTGAAACAGATTCTACTGTTCAGAGTAGTCAGAATAAACATTCAAATCAATAAATCGGGGTAACACATTTACAAGGTTAGCATGATAGCCCTGAGCTACTCGAACATGCTCGATAGAAGATTGAGACTTACCGAGGGTACGTGTTGCCAGAGCATGGAAACCCAATGCCAAAGATTTCAGCTGTGGTTTGATGCACCTTTATGATGAGAAATTGCAGAAATTTTTCAGGAAACATCAGAAACTGGTTATAAAGTAGAACGTCATATCTACAGCACAAAACATTGCTCATTCAAGGTTAACTCAAGTTAATTTCTAACTCCTTAATTATAGAAAAAAGAGGTGGAAATAAGTAGTAATCTCGAGTTCAGTCAAACCTATGTACACAGAGAATGTAAACAATGCACGTTCTATAACATAAAAAGGACTTTTCAACTAATCCATTAGGAATGAATAATTCATTTTATTGTACTGACAGTACTATAAGGCATAGAAACACATGAAGTGCACTAAGTTAATTCCAGTGAGACCAGTGCATTCTACCAGGATCAGCTAATATGGCTTCAGGAGGTCTtgtatgtgtttgcatgtcATATCGAGATAAAGGTGTCCCCGTGTTAAGTGGAGTGTCATCCAGCAGAGGGTACTGTGGTGCAGAACAATTTAGCCTCTAGTCAAGGGGTTCTCAAAGTTTTGACGACTTAGTATGACAATTAACAATAACAATTAAcaatatgacgttttttaaagaacattttcgacatactatactgtgaagtttttccatgaaatctttcgacatactatagtatcattttttttcatgaaaatttccgacatactatactatgaagtttttCCATTAAATGTTCCGACATACAATATGATGTTTTTCaaagaaatttttcgacatgctacactatgactttttttcattgaatcttttgacatactatactatgtcttttttaattaaatctttcaacatactatactaacacttcttttaatgaaaatttacagtatactatactatgactttttttcatgaaaatttttgacataaaatattatgacttttttaaagaaaattttcaacatactatactatgactttttttgtgtgaaaattTTCGATAgataccatgacatttttccattAAAATTTCGGACATacaatattattacatttttcaaagaAATTTTTGGACAAGctacattatgactttttttccatgaaagatttcgacatactatattattactttttcattaaacttttcgacatactattatgacatttttccatgaaatctttcgacatactatactatgacgtttttccATGAAAATATTCGACCCACTAtgctatgacttatttttccattcaatattttcgacatactatactatgatttttttcctgaaaattttcgacatactatactatgactttttttcattaaatctttcgacatactatactatacatttttttattcggcatactatgctatgacccttttgcattttttcaacatactatgttttttttcagacatagtatactatgacttttttgcatttatttctttttttaagactttttgataaactatatgactttttaaatacttttttcgacatgctacactatgacttttttaattaaatctttcaacatactatactaacacttcttttaatgaaaatttacagtatactatactatgacttttttcatgaaaacttttgacataatatactatgaaaGTTTTCCATAAAAGTTTTTTGTTactactatgactattttttcatgaaatctttcgacatactatcctataactttttttcatgaaaactttcaacatagtatactatgcatgttttttctttttttaagactttttgataaactatatgactttttaaatacttttttcgacatgctatattatgacttttttcgacatacagtgacatactatgactttctttgacatactatactttgaattatttttttatattttcaactCCGGGGCGCGGGTTTGCAGTGCTGCTAATTAGCGGTGCACAGATTGAAttcaacaacaaatctgtgttaaaaaaaaattgattctgAACATGTCACTGAAGGACTAACTCAAACACTGCTACAAATATGGGCCATATTAAGTTGAATGCCAGTTAGCAACATTTTGCTGGGTATAAAAGAGCTTCTGAAATAAGCACCAACTAACACAGCTCTAAAAGGTCAATCATCTGTGACCAAATTAAAGTTGCATCAATATATCAAATGCAAAATTATTCAACATGTCGAGGGGAAGAGTTTGGTAAAAATCCTTCcagaaaaaagtgaaataatGGACATGATGGCATTAAAGCTAATATGACCCTTTGTAGCAGCGTGAGCAATGATAATGtagtattttaaaaaatcctttttcattacatttttttaaattaaatctgACCTGATGAGAAACATGTAGCCTGGTGTGCCCCCAAGGGAGATGATAAAGGAAGTGATGACAGAGAGAGCCAGGAAGTACGGGAACATCCTGTCACAGTCGTCCTTGTGAGGGCACTGACCTGTACTGGCCGTAAAATTACCAGCCACACCGACACAGCTACAGTTAGAGAAGATCTGGAGAGACATGATAGCCCGCATGACCATGTATAGCAGGACAtagacacacataaacacagcaatgcatatactgcatatacaTAAACAGTCATATGTTGCTGTAAGATCACCAAAATCAGCATGTACCAATATTGTGAACTAGCCAAAGCTGTGCTATATGCAGCCTGCACAATACTATggtatttaatacaataaatTAATTTTCCATGTGTAATATTTCTTATAGTTTGAGTACCTTGTCAACTTACTGTGTTCTTCCCTGAGCtagcagagctgctgcagccAGCAAGACAGGGAGAAACATATGTGATGCCATTCTCTCCACAGACTGGGTCCCAGTCACTCGCTGAACAAACACAGTCTGAGTTGCAGGATGCGAACACTGATTGTTTATCATACGATATTGTATCCATGCTG
The Sebastes fasciatus isolate fSebFas1 chromosome 7, fSebFas1.pri, whole genome shotgun sequence genome window above contains:
- the bcap29 gene encoding B-cell receptor-associated protein 29 encodes the protein MGLQWTVVAVFLYIEMGILLILCLPFISPKRWRSIFRLRIWSWMSKFWNKVFITMIIILIVLFLDAVREVRKYSAKEHGADVKLQPNMYDHLHMKLFRAQRNLYISGFAVFLWLVMKRVITMINRLAGADDYTSDLQKQINSANKFSKEQIEDNELLRQTLMQGKGDMATSEGMELLRKEVEKLKGEVKASGDALENSQSEADVMKKHMEGITREYDRLLKEHQELQNLQDGNKKDD